A genomic window from Corticium candelabrum chromosome 8, ooCorCand1.1, whole genome shotgun sequence includes:
- the LOC134183253 gene encoding uncharacterized protein LOC134183253 yields MSDSTVPCYKRVVVFIGRTGSGKSTCANALAGDFDSFKESDGSVSETKFVEAKTVRVDRAEGKVYDVKIVDTIGIADTKLSPDEVLQRLAAACHECKEGINAVLFVTGGRITKEEADAWEIMWQVLFGSEVFEHTAIVRTNFKKFQDPNKVANDKKTLREEGGPAANRILPFVKHFLYVDNPPEEYGGKEIREKSRDILLTHLIVNCEKVFKPPARREVDQRISQHANAHQEALQKQAQMEAELKQAHEENERLRIQVEVDKAIRKKREDAGKAMALSMKAMIKQQADLAKKSKQDQEQLEAKLKKIRDEMEQLQIQVQVNRQREELHKATLDIIKEIKKLVQLEAEKAKAHDEMKGRRLQDEIYRANREKESSKAKA; encoded by the coding sequence ATGTCTGACTCAACGGTTCCATGTTACAAGCGAGTTGTTGTTTTCATTGGCAGGACAGGATCAGGAAAATCTACTTGTGCAAACGCTTTGGCGGGCGACTTTGATTCATTCAAAGAAAGCGACGGTTCGGTAAGCGAAACGAAGTTCGTGGAAGCCAAAACAGTTCGTGTCGATCGGGCAGAAGGAAAAGTCTACGATGTGAAGATTGTAGACACGATTGGCATCGCTGACACTAAACTGTCTCCTGACGAAGTCTTGCAGCGACTCGCGGCCGCCTGCCATGAATGCAAAGAAGGAATCAATGCCGTGCTGTTTGTCACAGGTGGACGCATTACAAAAGAAGAAGCGGATGCTTGGGAAATCATGTGGCAAGTTCTGTTTGGAAGCGAAGTTTTTGAGCATACAGCTATAGTACgaacaaattttaaaaagtttCAAGATCCGAATAAAGTCGCAAACGACAAAAAGACGTTAAGAGAAGAAGGAGGACCTGCTGCAAACAGAATCTTGCCCTTTGTGAAACACTTTCTGTATGTTGACAATCCACCTGAAGAGTACGGAGGGAAAGAAATACGTGAGAAATCACGCGACATCTTACTTACACATCTGATCGTCAACTGTGAAAAGGTTTTCAAACCGCCGGCTAGGCGGGAGGTCGATCAACGAATTTCCCAGCACGCAAACGCCCATCAAGAAGCATTACAGAAGCAAGCACAAATGGAAGCTGAGCTAAAACAAGCTCACGAGGAAAACGAACGACTCCGGATTCAAGTCGAAGTAGACAAAGCTATCAGAAAAAAAAGGGAAGATGCAGGCAAAGCAATGGCGCTATCAATGAAGGCCATGATTAAACAACAAGCAGACTTAGCAAAGAAAAGCAAACAGGATCAAGAACAGCTAGAAGCTAAACTAAAgaaaattcgcgatgaaaTGGAACAACTCCAGATTCAAgtacaagtaaacagacagagagaagaatTACACAAGGCAACTCTAGATATAATAAAAGAAATAAAGAAGCTAGTACAGCTAGAAGCTGAGAAAGCGAAAGCTCACGATGAAATGAAAGGACGCCGGCTTCAAGACGAAATATACAGAGCTAACAGAGAGAAGGAATCAAGCAAAGCAAAGGCGTGA
- the LOC134183499 gene encoding acyl-protein thioesterase 1-like: protein MSAGVFTVSARLRHTATVIFLHGLGDTGYGWSLAMKQIQSPHIKYICPTANVMPVSLNDGARMPAWYNIYKSGMQGSRFTIDEQGVKEAASRVHSMIKDEVDHGIASDRIVLGGFSQGGAIALYAGVTAEKQLAGITALSTYFPLDHNVFQIQKANAHTPIFQCHGDCDLVVPYQHAVESSELLKLFCTRYKFKTYKDLGHSSSDQVLRDVKSFIGEHIPPLNSNM, encoded by the exons ATGTCTGCTGGCGTATTTACCGTTTCTGCTAGACTCAGACACACCGCTACA GTTATCTTCTTGCACGGATTAGGTGATACAGG GTATGGATGGAGCCTTGCTATGAAACAGATCCAGTCTCCACATATCAAATACATTTGCCCTACTGC AAATGTGATGCCAGTTTCACTAAACGACGGTGCTAGAATGCCAGCATGGTACAACATCTACAAATCTGGAATGCAAGGCAGTCGTTTTACAATTGATGAGCAAGGTGTCAAAGAGGCTGCAAGTAGAG TGCATAGTATGATCAAAGACGAAGTAGATCATGGCATAGCAAGTGACAGGATTGTTTTAG GTGGATTTTCTCAAGGAGGTGCTATTGCTCTCTATGCAGGAGTAACAGCAGAGAAGCAATTAGCAGGCATTACAGCTCTAAGTACATACTTTCCACTTGATCACAATGTGTTTCAG ATACAAAAAGCTAATGCTCATACTCCAATATTTCAATGTCATG GTGATTGTGACCTTGTCGTGCCGTACCAACATGCAGTTGAGTCTAGTGAACTGCTGAAATTGTTCTGCACAAGATACAAATTCAAGACATACAAGGACTTGGGACACAGTTCAAGTGATCAG GTTTTACGAGATGTGAAGTCATTTATAGGCGAACACATTCCACCGTTGAACAGCAACATGTAG